The following proteins are co-located in the Plasmodium vinckei vinckei genome assembly, chromosome: PVVCY_11 genome:
- a CDS encoding vacuolar protein sorting-associated protein 11, putative, translating to MFNFRNLLLFNRDQTKDTRGIKHFLNSYEGIYFSLSKKFINVFVDKIHYIDPVNLTSITINTDFIVIDYCFNETHKNLLVLGKAKNVLLCSIYNIRDERYILVKKVQISKNIQNATKTLISKCLSYIITLEKKKVSFYLFNNDYYIVGTEFIEVEEDLFENMYLCKDNIFVIIKKNAIDIYKLNINSSSISYTHIQEINLSITINDNDQNNQDETINDTKNSEEPLISAYNEQINVLYICDNSINTLYIIDLTNRSLEFVLLENKVVNLFTVKFYLIILNEIDKKLCLNIYIIYEDIKLLAYNTTINYLITNVAFFNNLIFLIIDQQVNNPDVKVDKLYFYEQLVMKWNGKDSVENIQNIKRGSKDHIINKSYEETEQNILHDDIDILQIYNDNVNNNNNEHTNIDRNPLKGIGNNNTIKYENDKNYDIFLEKKTDKIKHENNNNIESKQLSFVDPFKLNKFSTTYRNKIKLILKEKNINEIVNIFKKKKLFLWLIKYSNLNKNYHHSINFPYIHKIYADFLFEKEQYERAMDHYINTIEFLETATVIQKYLNLDLYEYLSIYLEKLHDLNIFNDEHTMILLSCYKRQYKKKKIISFIKNNKNKINLNKAYKFLLNIGYYNVVLNFSKKNKDHLTYTSILIDKYENYQKCLKYIFKLDIQNICILLFKYGYKFIKYFPDLTISLLKKIIKKYDLNLTIFIPLFLDNNNFLFNFILKFLDKNEKNNLSIQKYEKHNSKPNTNKESKQHHEGHTKDNSENDERNQINNTDRMHNKKIEFDIFNDEYDYVLFITVMQILLQKFKQKENNSILTYNIDKLIKNNDKNITYLSVILLSIYNYNKGLLYISNKMKKYDISFLFYTNKIINKFKSEYNQQLKLLNQNELDQNLNIFQELETKFNKNIFNSCLHLLKLNDCAYYNYIFYYLSILNDDQLLIKFIKIIQRKYSLSILNFISILQKYNKNYNCIKKILLTYINEMDQDINDKYTQILTDKKELYKLNKKKYSYKYNFRIIDNTYCYICKDVLSLPVVHFMCNHSYHYYCLNETESCILCRNKDNEKKLLKDKAKNAVTNFDEFFKFLQGSNDKFAFISNYLSYDSISTK from the exons ATGTTCAACTTTAGAAATTTACTTCTTTTTAATAGAGACCAGACGAAAGATACAA gaggaataaaacattttttaaatagctATGaaggaatatatttttctttatcgAAAAAGTTTATAAATGTGTTTGTTGATAAAATCCATTATATAGATCCCGTAAATTTAACATCAATTACAATAAACACCGATTTTATAGTCATCGATTATTGCTTCAATGAAACTCACAAAAACCTCTTAGTATTAGG AAAAGCAAAAAATGTGCTCCTATGTAGTATTTACAACATAAGGGACGAACGTTATATTCTCGTAAAAAAAGTTCaaataagtaaaaatattcaaaatgcCACGAAAACTCTAATATCAAAATGTTTAAGCTACATAATTAcgttagaaaaaaaaaaagtttcattttatcttttcaacaatgattattatattgttgGAACAGAATTTATTGAGGTTGAGGAggatttatttgaaaatatgtaCTTGTGtaaagataatatatttgtaataataaagaaaaatgctatagatatatataaattaaatataaacagTTCATCAATTAGTTATACTCATATTCAAGAGATTAATTTATCCATTACTATCAATGATAACGATCAAAATAATCAAGATGAAACCATTAatgatacaaaaaattCTGAAGAACCATTAATATCAGCATATAATGAGCaaataaatgttttatacATTTGTGATAATTCTATAAACACATTATACATCATAGATTTAACTAATAGAAGTCTagaatttgttttattagaaaataaggttgttaatttatttacagtcaaattttatttaataatacttaatgaaatagataaaaaattatgcttaaatatatatatcatatatgaagatattaaattattagcTTATAATACAACAATTAACTATCTAATAACAAATgttgcattttttaataacttgatttttttaatcattGATCAGCAAGTAAATAATCCTGATGTAAAAGTTGATAAACTTTATTTCTATGAGCAATTAGTCATGAAATGGAATGGAAAAGATAGTGtggaaaatatacaaaatataaaaaggggAAGTAAAGaccatattattaataagtCCTATGAAGAGACTGAGCAAAATATACTACATGAtgatatagatatattacaaatatacAATGACAATGtcaataataacaataacgAGCACACAAACATAGACAGAAATCCTTTAAAAGGAATCGGAAATAACAATActattaaatatgaaaacgataaaaattatgatatatttttagagaaaaaaaccgataaaataaaacatgaaaataataataatatagaatcTAAACAGTTATCTTTTGTAGAcccatttaaattaaataaattctCTACAACTTATCGaaataaaatcaaattaatattaaaagaaaaaaatattaatgaaattgttaatatttttaaaaaaaaaaaactatttttatggctcataaaatattccaatttaaataaaaattatcatcattCTATTAATTTCCcatatatacacaaaatatatgcagattttttatttgaaaaagaaCAATATGAAAGAGCTATGGatcattatataaacacAATTGAATTTTTAGAAACAGCTACAgttattcaaaaatatttaaatttagatttatatgaatatttatctatatatttagaaaaattacacgatttaaatattttcaatgaTGAGCACACaatgatattattatcttgTTACAAAagacaatataaaaaaaaaaaaattatatcgtttataaaaaataataaaaataaaatcaatCTAAATAAAGCATATAAATTCTTATTAAATATTGGATATTATAATGTTGTTCTAAatttttccaaaaaaaataaagaccATCTAACATATACCTCCATATTAAttgataaatatgaaaattatcaaaaatgcttaaaatatatattcaaattggatatacaaaatatatgtatactactttttaaatacggttacaaatttattaaatattttccgGATCTAACCATATCCttgctaaaaaaaataataaaaaaatatgatttaaatttaacaaTATTTATCCCACTATTTCtggataataataatttcctttttaattttattctcAAATTtcttgataaaaatgaaaaaaacaatttgtcaatccaaaaatatgaaaaacaTAATTCAAAACCTAACACAAACAAGGAATCGAAGCAACATCATGAAGGACACACAAAAGATAATTCAGAAAACGACGAGCGAaaccaaataaataataccGACCGAatgcataataaaaaaatagaatttgatatatttaatgatgaatatgattatgtattatttataactgttatgcaaatattattacaaaaatttaaacaaaaagagaataattcaatattaacatataatatagataagctaataaaaaataatgataaaaatataacatatttatctgttatattattatcaatatataattacaataaaggattattatatatatctaataaaatgaagaaatatgatatttcttttcttttttacactaataaaattataaataaatttaaatccGAATATAATCaacaattaaaattattaaaccAAAATGAGCTCGATCAAAAtcttaatatatttcaagAACTAGAAACCAAGTTTAAcaagaatatatttaattcatgTTTACaccttttaaaattaaatgactGTGCAtactataattatatattctaCTACCTATCTATTCTTAATGATGATCAATTACTTATtaagtttataaaaattatacaaagaaaatattctctttccatattaaattttatttctatattacaaaaatataataaaaattataattgtattaaaaaaatacttcttacatatattaatgaaatggATCaagatataaatgataaatacacacaaattttaacagacaaaaaagaattatataaacttaataaaaaaaaatattcatataaatataatttccGAATAATTGATAATACTTATTGCTATATTTGTAAAGATGTCTTATCATTACCAGTTGTTCATTTTATGTGTAATCATtcatatcattattattgtttaaatGAAACAGAAAGTTGTATATTATGCagaaataaagataatgaGAAAAAGCTGTTAAAAGATAAGGCAAAAAATGCTGTTACTAACTTTGATGaattctttaaatttttacaagGATCCAATGATAAATTTGCTTTTATTTCAAACTACTTATCTTATGATAGTATTTCaaccaaataa
- a CDS encoding HCNGP-like protein, putative codes for MNLVDYELSNDEDSDEDKSNSLKKEKDLKEIENLCNKNVENEKPAFKIKEVDNKKPNYNDAKNGEINLYNDNENDKDGNDKNNNTSRSGHNYNMIEGEEKLKNINKKMWDNIENDCNRNILEKNNIMNVNVDENNFDEVFYLPENKYSEILNKKIDDLSKLYDINLTINKNIINSNEYKNPCILEKIMEMFDIDVYSSNYPSDIYNPHDFLSVDLFNEKENPTDRNKAKSKWSEMM; via the coding sequence atgAACTTAGTAGATTATGAACTTTCCAATGATGAAGATTCGGATGAAGATAAATCAAATAGCTTGAAAAAGGAAAAggatttaaaagaaatagaaaacttatgtaataaaaatgtagaaaatgaaaaaccGGCATTCAAAATAAAGGAAGTTGATAATAAGAAGCCTAATTACAATGATGCTAAAAATGGggaaataaatttgtacaatgacaatgaaaatgataaagatggaaacgataaaaataataatacttcGAGAAGTGGACATAATTATAACATGATAGAAGGGGAagaaaagttaaaaaatattaataaaaaaatgtgggataatattgaaaatgattGTAATAGAAACattttggaaaaaaataatattatgaatgTTAAtgttgatgaaaataatttcgatgaagtattttatttacctgaaaataaatattcagaaatattaaataaaaaaattgatgaCTTATCAAAGctatatgatataaatttaactattaataaaaatataattaattcaaatgaatataaGAATCCATgtattttagaaaaaattatggaaATGTTTGATATAGACGTATATTCATCCAATTACCCATCAGATATATACAATCCTCATGATTTTTTATCAGTTGATTTGTTTaatgaaaaggaaaatCCAACTGATCGGAATAAAGCAAAATCTAAATGGTCAGAGAtgatgtaa
- a CDS encoding protein Mpv17, putative, protein MLINAYIGIKGKHRNFVPKNVNSFATNHNFRRNLFSDKVNYSRYLNFEGIKIKNKKSNNIYEHFFCNQLGNNISEKFNYKPSYPHEIKRKEFDNHSIYLNNYTDKENYIQNKYINDIDKYNTAINQVANTFFNSSNRNAFIKTTNRLFQTIIQKAFHTATNKTDDKKSSKNDKKNTKNDKKNKKNETVSKKTEASNKKVETLNKKMEAPNKKSIKNAKNATILEIQENQSLDKKKNIEENISITKEKLSNTIENDTNIKHEMNETNKKSITDHKNKIKNIINNLFEKHLLLMNSLIAGILYFVADIACQFMEMSKQPNEYDIFRTLRMSTIGFTLEGPVMTLWYGKILANFIKSKPNIFLYKSFIPTLFDNFVFGPIHLTIFFFYNGILKKQPHPEIVEKILNTGMNVFFVSFVTWTPLTLVNFFFVPRIYQATVVFFADFFWVIFLSWSANNK, encoded by the exons atgctGATAAATGCTTATATTGGCATTAAAGGAAAACATAGAAATTTTGTCCCCAAAAATGTAAACTCCTTTGCTACAa ATCATAACTTTAGAAGGAATCTCTTTTCAGATAAAGTTAACTACTCGAGGTATCTGAACTTTGAAGggattaaaataaaaaataaaaaatcgaataatatttatgaacattttttttgtaatcaACTTGGTAATAACATTTcagaaaaatttaattacaAACCTTCTTATCCCCATGAAATAAAACGAAAAGAATTTGATAACCAtagcatatatttaaataattatacagacaaagaaaattatatacaaaataaatatatcaatgatatagataaatataatactgCTATTAATCAAGTAGCAAATACTTTTTTCAACTCTAGTAACAGAAATgcttttataaaaacaacAAACCGACTTTTTCAAACGATCATACAAAAGGCATTTCATACAGCTACCAATAAGACcgatgataaaaaaagttctaaaaacgataaaaaaaacacaaaaaatgataaaaaaaataaaaaaaacgaaacagtaagtaaaaaaacagaagcatcaaataaaaaagtagaaacattaaataaaaaaatggaagcaccaaataaaaaatctataaaaaatgcaaaaaatgCCACTATTCTAGAAATCCAAGAAAACCAATCtcttgataaaaaaaaaaatatagaagaaaatatatcaataacaaaagaaaaattatctAACACCATTGAAAATGATACTAATATTAAACATGAAATGaatgaaacaaataaaaaatctaTTACtgatcataaaaataaaataaaaaatattataaataatttatttgaaaaacaTCTTTTATTAATGAACTCATTAATTGCAggcatattatattttgttgcTGATATTGCATGCCAATTTATGGAAATGAGTAAACAACCTAACgaatatgatatatttagaaCCTTGAGAATGTCAACTATTGGATTTACCCTTGAGGGACCAGTAATGACATTGTGGTATGGAAAAATTTTAGCTAACTTTATTAAATCCAAACCaaatatattcttataCAAATCTTTTATACCAACattatttgataattttgtttttggTCCCATCCAtttaacaatattttttttttataatggaatattaaaaaaacaacctCATCCAGAAATTGTAGAAAAAATTCTAAATACAGGAATGaatgtttttttcgtttCATTCGTAACATGGACACCGTTAACTTTagttaactttttttttgtcccAAGAATTTATCAAGCTACAGTTGTATTTTTTGCTGATTTTTTTTGGGTTATTTTTCTCTCATGGTCTGCAAATAATAAGTAA